Below is a genomic region from Thermoanaerobaculia bacterium.
CGAGCGTCGCGACGCCTGTCGGATCGAAGGCGGGCACGGATCCGGTGGGAGGACGCCCGCTCGCCGAGTGTTCCGGGATCGAGGGCAGGGCCGTCACCAGGAAAACGACGAAGAACCAGGCCACCAGCCCCCACCGGTCGCGGAGAACGGGTGCGACGTCGAAGAAGACCGTCCCGGCGGCGACGAAGACGAGCGCGGGACCCGCCAGGAGCAGGACCGGAGCGGCGAAGGCGACGGGGCGAAACCCGCCCGAGCCTTCGAGCGCAAAGCGCATGACCCCGATGCCGAGCATTATCAACGCGAGCACCGCGAGGTACGCGAGGTTCGCCGCGAACTTGCCGAGGAGATACGCCTCGTTCGATAGCGGAGTCGCAGCGAGGATCGCCCCGACCCCCCTCTCCCGGTCCCGCCGCACGCTTCCGGCCACGAGGTAGAAGCCCCCGAGCGTGAGAAAGATTCCAGCGAAGACGGCCACCGAAACGCCGACCGAGCCCGCCGTGTAGAGCGGCGCGACGACCGTTCCCGACGCGGTCTGCCAGGAGATCGAGACTGCGCGCCCGCGTGAGGAGGGGAGCCAGAACCAGGTTCCCGCCGCGATCGCGACAAGGGCCGCGAGCGTCGCGCCGGAGCGCAGGCGCATCCGCACCTCGGCGCCCGCCTGAGTCAGGACGGCGGTGGCGTTCATACGGCGCGCGCCTCGCCGCCGGTCAGGAGATAGGCGTCCTCGAGCGTCGGCTCGACCGGCTCGCTCTGCGGGAGGATCGCCTCCTCGGCGACGTAGCGCACGGAAACGCCCCCCGCACGGCGCGCGAGTCCCGAGACGGCGATCTCGCGCTGGACGCGGGCAAGGTCCTCGGACGCCACGTCGGCGCGGAAGACCCGCCCGGCGGCGCGTCGCATCAGCTCTTCGGGCGCGGCATGGAGAACGAGGTGGCCGGCCCGAATCACCGCGATCGTCGAGGCGATCGCCTCGACATCCGAGACGATGTGTGTCGAGAGGAGCACGACGCGACCCAGCGCGATTTCGGAGAGGAGGTTCCGGAAGCGGACACGCTCCTCCGGATCGAGCCCGACCGTCGGTTCGTCGACGATGAGGAGCTTCGGATCGCCGAGGAGCGCCTGGGCGATTCCCACCCGCTGGCGCATCCCCCCGGAGAAGCTCCCGAGCCGTCGGTCGGCGGCGTGGTGGAGATTGACGAGCTCGAGCATGGAGGCGATCCTCCGGGAGAGGTCCGATCCGGAAAGCCCCTTCAGACGTCCGAGGTAGGTCAGGAACTCCCGGGCGGTCAGGCGCTCGTAGACGCCGAAATCCTGCGGCAGGAAGCCGAGTTCGCGCCGGACCGAGAGAGGCGACTCGACGCCGCTCAGGCCCCGCCAGAAGAACGCGCCGCCTGACGGTTTCGTCACGGTCGCGAGGATGCTCATGAGAGTCGTCTTTCCCGCGCCGTTCGGGCCGAGGAGGCCGAGTACTCCCTCGCCGACCGAAAGCGAGAAATCGATCAGTGCTGGCGCCGACGCGCCCGGGTACGTCTTGGAAAGCGACCGGATCTCGAGCATGGCGGCTCCTTCCCTTCTAAACGCAAGGATGCGGACGAAGTTTCCGGCTAGGGAGGAGCCGAGAACCGCCGCCCGCGGACTTCGCATTCGAACCGGCGAAGGAGTGAGCGAGTCGGCTAACCTCTCCGGGCATGAGACGATCTCTGGCGTCTGGGCTTTGCAGCACGGCGTGTGGCGTCCGCGGACGCCCGATGCCTGGCGGCGCGCCGACATCGCGCGGGCCGGAGGGGATCTCGGATGCGGCCCGGATATGCGACCCTCGATCTCGCCGGGATCGTCGGGAGCGCCGGCCCGGTCGCGGTCGATCGCTCGCGGCGGTTCCTGGACGCGCTCGATCGTTCCCGCGCCGACCGCGGCGGGGTGGGTCGAATGGCCGGTTCGCGGGATTTTCGTCCGGCGGCCACGTCCGGGTGGGGCACCCGGAAGAGGGCCTGGCGGAGATGGCGGAGTTCCTGCGAAGCCCTTCTGCCGGGCGATCGAGGACGGCGCGCCTCGCCTTTATTCCGCGAGGATCCGGGTGAGCCAGGCCCGCGCGGCCGCGGCCTCGCGGAAGACGCGGACGTTCACGCCGCGGTTGACCGCGACGTTTTCCGCGAACCGCATGCTGGCCGGGTCGTGCCGGGGATTGGCGTCGACGAAGGCCATCGCGCGCAACCCGGACCAGCTTTGGCTCGCCCCTTCGGCGACGAGAGAGAAGATTTCGGAAACGGCCAGTCCTTCGCCGGCCAGGTTTTCCTCGATCAGAATTCCGGGAAGCGGATCCCGCGCGTGGGCGGCGCGAACTTCCTCCATGTAGCCGGCGACCGTGTCGGGAGAGTTCTCTCCGATCACCGTGAAGTGAAGGTATCCGTCCTCCGTCGTCCCCGTCAGAACGTACGACATCCGGATACGAATGATAGTCGTGCCGCCTCTTCGTCCTTCTGCTCGACGGTTCCGGTCCGCCCGGGTTGTTGCGCGTAAGATGGGCCAAACAAGGAGGGATCGTTGAAAACGAAGGTCCTCTTCCTGTCCCTGTTCCTCGCCGCGATTCCGCTCGCCGCCCAGGACGCCCCGAAGCCGGCGCTCTCCGCGAAGGAAGCGAAGATCCATGAGCTGCTCCGGGTGACGGGATCGGCCAAGCTGGCCCTCCAGATGATCGACCAGATGCTCGGCGGCTTCCGCAAGGCGCTGCCCGACGTCCCGGCCGCGTTCTGGGACGAATTCCGCAGCGAAATCAAAGCCGACGACTTCGAGGCCCTGATCGTTCCGATCTACGAGAAGCATTACGACGACGCGGAGCTCCAGGGGCTGCTCGACTTCTACGACTCGCCGCTCGGGAGGAAGATGCTCCAGGAGATGCCCGCGATCCTGACGGAGTCGATGGAGGCGGGGAAGAAGTGGGGCCAGGATCTGGCCGAGAAGGCCCTCGAGCGGCTGAGAAAGAACGGCTACAAGACCAGCGCGTAGTCCCGCGGATTTCGTAACTCCACCCGCGGCGGACGCCGCGCCTTCCCCGAGCCGGCGGCCTCAGGGACGGGGCTTCGGCGAATCCTCCGCCGGTGCGAGCCACGCCCGTCCGCGTTCGAGGTCGAGGGTCAGGATCCAGGAATTCAGGAATTGGGCGCCGATGTTCCCGTCCATCACGAGGTCGCGCGTCCGGATCGTCCCCGCGACCTCGATGCCGTTGGCGAGACGGAACGATCCGGGAACGGGCGTCGAGAGGTCCTCCGCCAGGCCGAGCAGCGGGGCGATGTGGTTCGCCACGACGATCGACCCGCCGTTTCCGCCGTCGAGCTCCATCCAGGCGACGCCCCGCGGCGTCGGAACGGCGGCGTCGACGGCGAGCGCGGCACCCTCGGCGTCGCGGACGAGCCGGACCGGCAGCTCGCGCGCGCGCGCGATCCTGCGGGCGAGGCTTTCCCGCGTCTCGAGGATCACGGCCGTTCGCGGGACGATCGTGATCATTCGGCCGGCGAAGAGATCGAGGCCGATCGCGCCGTCGACGGGCGGCACGCCGGGCCCGAGGAATTTCATGATGTCGACCGTGCTCACGACGGGTGCGCGAAGGGCGATTCCGGCGATCGAGACCGGTACGTCGTCGCAATGAGCATTGTTCAGCCGCTCGCCGCTCATCCGAAAGCCGGTGAGGCGCCCCCACGGCTGGCAGCCGATCCTCGCGGCGAATGCCGGCGAGAAGGAAGTGACGCCCTCCCCGGTGTCGAAGAGGAACGTGCCGGCGATTCCGTTGAACTCCGCATGGACGACGGCCTGGGCCCTGAGATACGGCTCGAGGGGGATCGTGGCCGGTTCCCGGGAGGTCGCCGTGGTTCGACACCCCCAGGACGAGGCGAGAACGGCGCCGCCGAGAAAGACACGCCGGAGACGGCCGGTGAGTCGCTTCATGGACGTTCGACGCTCGGTCGGCCGGGAGGTTCCGGGAAGGGGAGGGGGAAACTCGAAGCCCGGTCCCGGCGCGGCGCCGGGACCGGGCGAGCACTTCAGGCGGAGGTCAGAAGTCCACGCGGGTGTTGACGCCGAACGTCCGGGGCTGGTTGGTCAGGAAGCCGACCCGGGCCAGAAGACCGCGCTCGCGGTCGAGGGCGAGCTCCGCGTTCTCGTTGGTCAGATTGTTGACGTAGAACGCGAGGTCCCAGATGCCGTGCCGGATGCCGAGACGCAGATTCACGAGATCGTAGGCGGGCATCAGAGGGTCGAAGGTGAAGGTGTTCTGGGTCAGCGGTCCGCCGATGGAGTTCGCGCCGTAGGAGCCGATGTTCACCGTTCCCACTCCCGACTCCTGATCGGCGAGCTGCGTGTACCGCGATCCGATGTGCTGATACGTGCCGTTGAGGTACCCGTCGTACGTCGGGCAGATCGGCTGCGTGTAGGTCGCCGAGACCGCGGCCTGGAACTTCGGGACGCTCGGGAGCCGATTGCCGGACCGGATGCCCGTGGAGGCCACGAGCTCCTCGGTGCCGGAGATGGTGGAGCGGACCTGCGAGTCGTTGTAGCCGCCCGAGATCGAGAAGTCGAAGTGATCGGTGGGCGCGAGCGAGAGCTCGAGCTCGCCGCCGACGCTTCGCGACTTCGGCACGTTGAAGATGAGACGGGACGAGCACGATCCGGCGGTGACCGTCACCTGGAGGTCCTTGACGTCCTCGTAGTACACCGACGCGTTGAGGGAGCCCTTTCCTCCCATGAACCGGGACTTCGCGCCGATCTCGTAGTTCCAGGCGGTCTCGTCCTTCCAGGTGTCGCGTCCGGAGAACGTCACGAGGTCCTGCGCGGTGCAGAGGTTGACGTTCAACGGGTCGTTGACGCCGCCGAGCCGGAATCCGCGGGCCGCCTGCGCGTTGAACGTCAGGTTGTCGTTGACCTTGTAGCTCGCGATGAAGCGGGGGGCGACGCCGTCGGCCTTGGCCGTCCCCGGCTGGATCTGCGGAGTGCCGTCGGAATTCGAGCCGAAGATGCCGTCGAAAATCTGTCCCTTGTCCTCTTTGAAGTGGTAGTAGCGCAGACCGGCGGTCACGCTGAACTTGTTCGTGATCGCGAACGTCCCTTCTCCGAAGAACGCGTACTGCTTGAGGTCGTAGTTCAGATCGGACCAGAACAGGTTGTCCTTCGGCGCGTAGACGCCCTGCGTCGGAATGTTGATGCCGAGCGCGCTCGTCAGGTCCTCGAACCCGCTGACGACGAGGTGCTGGCCGTAATGACGCTTGCTGTCGGCGTAGAACCCGCCGACGACCCACTGCAGACGGTCCTTGTCCGTCCCGCCCGAAAGGCGCAGCTCCTGGGTCCAGGCGTGCGCCGTCGTGCGGTCGTTCAACGGGGCGTTCAGCGTGTAGACCGACTCGGGGAGACCGATCGATCCCCCCGTGATGCTCGACGTGAGAGCGCCGGCGTCGCGGACGACCAGGACGTCCCGGCTGGTGAAGGAGGTGACCGACGTCAGCTGAGCGGGACCGAAGTCGTACTTGACGTCGAGATCGCCGAGCTGGAACTTGTCCGTGTACGGCTCGTCGATCTGGGTGAACTGCTTCTCGCCGCCCAGCGTGACCGCCGGACGGGTGGTCGTATACGGGTTCGCGAGGATGTTGAACTCGTCGACGCGGTTCCACCCGTCGGCGCCGACCTTCTGGTACACGAAGCGCGGCGTGATCGTCAGGTTGTCGATCGGAACGAGCGCGAGCGCCGCGCGGAGGCCCGTCCGGTCTCCCGAGTTGACGTCCTTCTTCAGCCCGAATTCTCCGGGATGCTGCGAGCCGAACGGCTGAACGGCGTCGATCCATCCCGGCAGCCGGTCGTAGTAGCTCGTCACCCGGAGGGCCGCCTTGCTGGAGACCGGGGCGTTGAATCCGACCTTGAAGTCGCCCCCCATGCCGCCGGTGTAGACGGTCTCGCCGCCGACCTCGCCGAAGACGCTGCTCAATCCGAGGATCGGCTGGTTGCTGATGTAGCGCACGGTGCCGCCCAGCGACCCGGCTCCGAAGAGGGTTCCCTGGGGTCCGCGGAGGACCTCGACCCGGTTCATGTCGAAGAGATCCATGTCGGGCGTGAAGAGCGACATCGAGATGACCGACTCGTCGAGGTACGAGCCCACTTCCTCTTTCACCCCCGGCTGATCGCGGGCGATCTGGCCGGACGAAATGCCGCGGATCGCGACCGTGCTCTGCCCGGGTCCGAGGTTCTGCACGGAGAAGTTGGGGACGTTGATGGCGACGTCCTCGATGCTCTGCGCGCCGCGGTCGCGGAGATCCTGTTCGGTCGGCGCCGCGACGGAGACGGGCGTCGTGAAGACCGTCTCCTCGCGCTTCATCGCCGTGACGGTGACGGCCTCCGAGAACTTGACCTGGAGGGCGATGTTGACGGTATGGGTGGATCCCGCCTCCACCCGCTGGTTCCGCACGATCTGCGCGCGGAATCCCTGCACGTCGGCCGAAACGGTGTAGAGGCCGGCCGGGAGGTCGGAGGCCGTGTAGAGGCCGTCGGCGCCCGACGTGACGACCTTCGCCACTCCGGTCTGCTGGTTCGTGACCGCGACCGTCGCACCGGTGACCGGTTCGCCGTTGACGACCCGCACGGTTCCCGAGATCGTTCCGCTGGCGGGTTGGGCCGATACCGGGGATGAGACCGTTGCCATGAGGAACACGCCGACCACCAGGAAAGCTGTCCGGGGCTTGAGCATGCCAGCCTCCTCTCTTCCATTTTTCCGGGGGCGATCTGGCGCGGGTTATACGGCCGAGGAATATTTATGTCAACACGGACCTGGCGCGTGGCCTTCACCATTCGCGGGTCCGGCGGACCTCCGCGGCCATGTCCGTTGCGTCGGCGCGCCGGGCGCCCCTCGCGCGGGCCTAACGGGGAACGGCTTTTTGAGAGGCGTCCCGACCCGCCGTCGCTCGGCCGAGGGCCGTCAGTCCCGCGCCGAAGATCGCGTTGCCGAGGATGGCCCCGGGCGTCTTGAAGAGCGCCTGGAGAATCGGGATCGAAAGGATCCCGACGAAGGTCGCGATCGCCGCGGGACGGGAGAGATTCCCGAAACGCCATGTCGTCAGCGACAGGGCGAGCCACCCGAGAGCGAAGAGGCCGGCGGCCGAGGCGAATCCGAGGTTCGAGAACGTGTCCTTGTCGACGGCGGCGAACGCGGCCGGGGCGATTCTCGCGACCGGTTGGACGAGGAAGACGTTCCCCCACTCCACCGCGAACAGGAGGCAGCCGCCGACGAAGGCGGCCAGAAAAGCGCCGGCGCCGAGCCTGCCGTAGACCTCCCGCTGGACGAGGTGGATTCCGAGACATCCGAAGATCAGGAGGAGCGCGGCGACGGCCGAGGTCGATTGCCGTGCGAGGAAAAGCGCGGTCGCCTCCGGCGGGCCGGCCCCCCGCCGCGAAATCATCAGCGGTGTGAACAGAACGTTGATCAGGATCAGCAGGATGCCCCCGGCTTCGAGCGAGCGTCCGCATCGCCGGATGAAATCTGTCACGGGCGCCTCCTCGGCGGTTCTACCGTCCTATACGAGCGGTGAGCCGCCGAGTTCTCCCGAGGCCCCGACGAACGCTCCGTTCAGCTCCAGAACCCGGTCGCCCTCCGGATCCGCCCGTCCTTGGCGAAGTCGAAGACGTTCGTTCCCTGGCCGCGCACGCTTCCGTCCGCGGCCCGAGCGGTCCACGGAGCGATCGCGACTCCCTGACACTCCTTGACTTCCCCGTCTCGCGCGACCGTCATCCCGGGCATGAAGCGCTGCACCGCGGCGAGGTGCGCGACGAGGTCCTCCCGTCCGGCCGTGCAGCTGAACGCGTCGTGGAATTCGACGTCGTCGGTCGCCGCCCCCGCGAGAAGCCGCCGTCTTTCCTCCTCGTCCGCCTGGTTCCATGCGCCGAAGAAGGCGTCGATCCGCTCCGCGGCCTGCGCCTGCGCCTCGCGCGAAACGATGTTGGCGAAGAGCGCCATCTGGTACCGCCACCCCTGCACGTGCTCGGCGCCGACCGAGGCCGGGGCGTCCGTCGACTCGTGGCGCAAGTGGACCGAGGTCCCGGCGGGGGAATCTTCGAGCCGGATCGTCACGCGCGATCCGCCGGGCGGGATCGGACTTTCTTCGCGTTCGTATCCGTACGTGAAGACGACTCGCTCCGGCGGATCGATCTCGACGACCTCGCCGCTCGCGACGACGCCGCCGGGATAGCGGATCCGGACCGATCCGCCCGGGCGCGCATCGATCTCCGAGCCGTCGCCCCACCACGCCGCGAACCGGGCGGAGTCGGTGAAGTAACGGAAAACCGTCTCGCGCGGGGCGCGTACCGAGATCGTGCGGTCGATGATGAATCCCGTCTTCTCCGTCACTTCTTCCTCCTTCGACGGCCCTGACGCGGACCGCGCCGGGCCGCCTCGATCTCCGCTTTCGTCTTCAAGCGCGCGAGCGCGTCGTCCCACGAAGATTCGAGCCATTCCCGCAGCGGCTCGAGCTCGCCTTTCCGGGCGGCGTAGTAGCGCCGCCGCCCTTCGCGCCGGCACTGGACGAGACCGGCGCGGGAGAGGAGGGCCAGATGCTGCGAGACGGCGCCGAACGTCACGTCCGGCATGGCGGCCGCGATCTCTCCCGCCCCGCGCTCCCGGTCCCACACGAGCCGCAGGATCTCCCGGCGGCGGGGGGCGGCGACGAGGGCGAGATTCGCGCTCACGAATATTATTTTAGTATATACTGAATCATTGTCAAGCGCCTTCGGGCGCGGAAAGAGAGGGGAACCATGAGAGGGATTTCCAGAACGATTCTCGGGGCGGCGATCCTGGCTTCGGCGCGTTTCGCGGCGGCCGCGCCGGAAACGGTCCACGTGAGCTATCACGTGCAGCCCGGAAAGCTCGACGAGCTGCTCGGCGTTCTCGTCCAGCACTATCCGGCGGGGCGCCGCGCCGGCATCGTGCTCGCGGAGCCTCACGTCATTCTGTCGGGGAAAGAGGACGGAGGAAAACCGGTCGTGATCGAGGTCCTCACCTGGCGGGACGCGGACGACCCGGACGACGTCGCGACGAAGCACCCGGAGATCAAGGCGCTCTGGGACAGGCTGAATGCGCTCGTCGAAAAGCGCGGGGGAAGACCGGGGATCGAAATCGATGCGATGGACCTGGTGGCGGAGCCGCCCGCCCCATCGCCGAAGAAGTGATCCTCTTCGGCGCTCGACGGGCGGGCAATATCGCGATAGCCGGCGGAAGCGCGCGTCTCTACCGTGGCCCGCGAGGAGAACGCATGAGACACGCCCTTCGAACTTTCCTCCCGGCCGCGGTCCTCGCGCTCGCGCTCCGTCCGGTTTCGGGGCAGGAGCTCTCCGAGCTCTCGCTGCCGCCGGGCGGCAACGGAATCAGCCAGCGATCGGAAGTCGCGCAGTGGATCGGCCCGGTCAAGGTCTCGATCGCCTATGGCAGCCCGAACGTGCACGGCCGCGGAAGCGACCGCGCCGGCCACATCTGGGGAGAGCTCGTTCCCTTCGGCCTTTTCGACGAGGGCTTCGGTCCGTCGACGGCGACGCCCTGGCGGGCGGGCGCCAACGAAAGCACGACGATCTCGTTTTCCGACGACGTGCGGGTCGGGGGAAAGGAGATCAAGGCGGGAACGTACGCCCTCTTCCTGGAGCTCGCGGAGAAAGGACCCTGGACGTGGATCTTCTCGACGCACCGCGGCTGGGGGAGCTATCAGTACGACCCGAAGAACGATGCCCTGCGCGTGCCGGTCGCCCCGCAGGATGCCCCGTACACGGAATATCTGACCTACGGTTTCGACGACCGGAAGATCGACTCCGCGACCGCGTACCTCCAGTGGGAGAAGAAGCGCGTGCCGATGAGGATCGAAGTGCCGAACGTGTACGAGCGGTATGTCGATCGCATGCGGCGGGAGCTCGAAGAATGGCCCGGATTCAACTATCAGAACTGGCAGACGGCCGCGCAGTTCTGCGCCGACCACAAGATCGATCTCGACGAGGCGCTCGTCTGGGCGGACCGGGCGATCCACGAGCCCTTTCGCGGCGCGACCGTCGGCCGCGAGGACTTCTCGACGCTGGAGACGAAAGCATCCGTCCTCGAGGCGATGGGACGAAGCGGCGAGGCCGACGCGCTGATGGAGAAAGCCCTCGCGTTGCCCGGGACCTCCGCCTTCGAGATCTACATCTACGGTTCACGCCGGCTCGCCGCGGGGAAGAACGAGGCGGCGCTCGAGGTCTTCCGGCTGAATCAGGAGCGACATCCGGACGAAAAGTTCTGGACCGTCCTGGGCCTCGCCCGCGCGTACACGGCGCTCGGCGACCGCAAGAACGCGATGGCGAACTGGGAGGCGGCGCTCGCCAACGTTCCGCCCTCCCAGAAGGGGAGCGTTCCGCGCATGAAGCAGGCTCTGGAGAAGCTGAAGTCGGAGTCGTGACCGGCGGGCCCCAGGATCCCACTGTCGCGGGACGCACCGCGAACGCCGGCGCGGAGGTTGAAATCCTCCGCGCCTGAACGGGGCGCGAGCGGCCGTTCCCTTCCCGATATCATCCTCGAGAGACCGACTGCCATGTCCGCGCCCGGCCGTCTTCGAACGGCCCTCCTGACGCTCGCCGCGCTCTGCGCGTTCGCCGCGAACTCGATCCTCTGCCGCCTCGCGCTCGGAGCGGCGGCGATCGACGCCGCGAGCTACGCGACCGTCCGCCTCGCCGCCGGGGCGGGCCTTCTCGCGCTCCTCGCGGCTCCTCGCCGGGGGCGGCCCGGGGCGCGCGGGAGCTGGCGATCGGCCGCCGCTCTCGCCGCCTATGCGGTGCCCTTTTCCTTCGCCTATCGGACGCTCTCGGCGGGGACGGGAGCGCTCCTTTTGTTCGTCGCGGTCCAGGCGACGATGATCTCGACGGGAGTCGTTCGGGGGGAGCGTCTCCGTCTCTCCGGCTGGGCGGGCGTCGCCGTCGCGCTCTTCGGCCTCGGCTGGCTCGTGCGGCCGGGACTTTCCGCCCCGCCGGCAGCCGGCGCCGCGCTGATGACGCTCGCGGGGATCGCCTGGGGCGTCTACTCCCTGCGGGGGCGCCGCTCGGAGGATCCGATTTCGGACACGGCCGGGAATTTCGCGCGGGCCGTCCTGTTCGCCGCCGCCGCGAGCGCGGCGACCCTCTCGTCGGCGCACGCCTCCGCGCGGGGTCTCGCCCTGGCCGCTCTCTCGGGCGCGGCCGCATCGGGCGCGGGCTACGCGATCTGGTATGCCGCCCTTCCGCGGCTCGCCGCGACCACCGCGGCGACCGTGCAGCTCGCGGTTCCCGCGCTCGCGGCGGCGGGAGGCGTCGTCTTTCTCGGCGAGCGGATGACGGCCCGGCTCCTGTTCGCCTCCGCGGCGATCCTCGGAGGCGTCGCGCTGGCGGTCGCCGGGAGGGGAGGGCGAACCCCCGCCGCGTCGCGGGACGGACGTCCCGGGACTGCCGAAAGACCCGCGTCCTGACGTAGAGTTGCTCCGGAGGTTCGAAGATGCGTCTGGATTTCCGCCTGTTCCTGATCGCGACCGCGGCTTCCGCGGCGGCCGCCGCCGCCACCGCGCCCGCCGCGCCCGAAACCAACCCGTTCTTTTCGCCCAGTCCGCTGCAATATCAAACGCCCCCCTTCGACAGGATCAAGGACTCCGACTACGCCCCGGCTCTCGAAGAGGGGATGAAGCGGCAGATCGCGGAAATCGACGCCATCGCCGACGATCCGGCGCCGCCGACGTTCGAGAACACCCTCGTGGCGATGGAGCGCTCGGGCGAGCTCCTCACGCGCGTCGCCAAGGTCTTCTTCAATCTCACGCAGTCGAACATCGACGACGCGATGACGAAAGTCCGCGCCGAGGAAGCGCCGAAGCTCGCCGCCCACCAGGACGCGATCTTCCTGAACCCGAAGCTCTGGGCGCGGGTCAAGGCGCTGTACGAGAAGCGCGACGCGCTCGGGCTCGACCCGGAGAGCCGGTATCTCCTCGACCGCTATGACAAGACGTTCGTCCGGGCGGGAGCGGACCTTCCCGCGGCGGACCAGGCGAAGCTGAAGGAGTGGAACCAGGAAGAGGCGAAGCTCACGACGGAATTCGAGGAGC
It encodes:
- a CDS encoding DUF2911 domain-containing protein, which gives rise to MRHALRTFLPAAVLALALRPVSGQELSELSLPPGGNGISQRSEVAQWIGPVKVSIAYGSPNVHGRGSDRAGHIWGELVPFGLFDEGFGPSTATPWRAGANESTTISFSDDVRVGGKEIKAGTYALFLELAEKGPWTWIFSTHRGWGSYQYDPKNDALRVPVAPQDAPYTEYLTYGFDDRKIDSATAYLQWEKKRVPMRIEVPNVYERYVDRMRRELEEWPGFNYQNWQTAAQFCADHKIDLDEALVWADRAIHEPFRGATVGREDFSTLETKASVLEAMGRSGEADALMEKALALPGTSAFEIYIYGSRRLAAGKNEAALEVFRLNQERHPDEKFWTVLGLARAYTALGDRKNAMANWEAALANVPPSQKGSVPRMKQALEKLKSES
- a CDS encoding TonB-dependent receptor produces the protein MLKPRTAFLVVGVFLMATVSSPVSAQPASGTISGTVRVVNGEPVTGATVAVTNQQTGVAKVVTSGADGLYTASDLPAGLYTVSADVQGFRAQIVRNQRVEAGSTHTVNIALQVKFSEAVTVTAMKREETVFTTPVSVAAPTEQDLRDRGAQSIEDVAINVPNFSVQNLGPGQSTVAIRGISSGQIARDQPGVKEEVGSYLDESVISMSLFTPDMDLFDMNRVEVLRGPQGTLFGAGSLGGTVRYISNQPILGLSSVFGEVGGETVYTGGMGGDFKVGFNAPVSSKAALRVTSYYDRLPGWIDAVQPFGSQHPGEFGLKKDVNSGDRTGLRAALALVPIDNLTITPRFVYQKVGADGWNRVDEFNILANPYTTTRPAVTLGGEKQFTQIDEPYTDKFQLGDLDVKYDFGPAQLTSVTSFTSRDVLVVRDAGALTSSITGGSIGLPESVYTLNAPLNDRTTAHAWTQELRLSGGTDKDRLQWVVGGFYADSKRHYGQHLVVSGFEDLTSALGINIPTQGVYAPKDNLFWSDLNYDLKQYAFFGEGTFAITNKFSVTAGLRYYHFKEDKGQIFDGIFGSNSDGTPQIQPGTAKADGVAPRFIASYKVNDNLTFNAQAARGFRLGGVNDPLNVNLCTAQDLVTFSGRDTWKDETAWNYEIGAKSRFMGGKGSLNASVYYEDVKDLQVTVTAGSCSSRLIFNVPKSRSVGGELELSLAPTDHFDFSISGGYNDSQVRSTISGTEELVASTGIRSGNRLPSVPKFQAAVSATYTQPICPTYDGYLNGTYQHIGSRYTQLADQESGVGTVNIGSYGANSIGGPLTQNTFTFDPLMPAYDLVNLRLGIRHGIWDLAFYVNNLTNENAELALDRERGLLARVGFLTNQPRTFGVNTRVDF
- a CDS encoding SRPBCC domain-containing protein, whose amino-acid sequence is MTEKTGFIIDRTISVRAPRETVFRYFTDSARFAAWWGDGSEIDARPGGSVRIRYPGGVVASGEVVEIDPPERVVFTYGYEREESPIPPGGSRVTIRLEDSPAGTSVHLRHESTDAPASVGAEHVQGWRYQMALFANIVSREAQAQAAERIDAFFGAWNQADEEERRRLLAGAATDDVEFHDAFSCTAGREDLVAHLAAVQRFMPGMTVARDGEVKECQGVAIAPWTARAADGSVRGQGTNVFDFAKDGRIRRATGFWS
- a CDS encoding DMT family transporter, coding for MSAPGRLRTALLTLAALCAFAANSILCRLALGAAAIDAASYATVRLAAGAGLLALLAAPRRGRPGARGSWRSAAALAAYAVPFSFAYRTLSAGTGALLLFVAVQATMISTGVVRGERLRLSGWAGVAVALFGLGWLVRPGLSAPPAAGAALMTLAGIAWGVYSLRGRRSEDPISDTAGNFARAVLFAAAASAATLSSAHASARGLALAALSGAAASGAGYAIWYAALPRLAATTAATVQLAVPALAAAGGVVFLGERMTARLLFASAAILGGVALAVAGRGGRTPAASRDGRPGTAERPAS
- a CDS encoding DUF2059 domain-containing protein, whose product is MKTKVLFLSLFLAAIPLAAQDAPKPALSAKEAKIHELLRVTGSAKLALQMIDQMLGGFRKALPDVPAAFWDEFRSEIKADDFEALIVPIYEKHYDDAELQGLLDFYDSPLGRKMLQEMPAILTESMEAGKKWGQDLAEKALERLRKNGYKTSA
- a CDS encoding ABC transporter ATP-binding protein, producing the protein MLEIRSLSKTYPGASAPALIDFSLSVGEGVLGLLGPNGAGKTTLMSILATVTKPSGGAFFWRGLSGVESPLSVRRELGFLPQDFGVYERLTAREFLTYLGRLKGLSGSDLSRRIASMLELVNLHHAADRRLGSFSGGMRQRVGIAQALLGDPKLLIVDEPTVGLDPEERVRFRNLLSEIALGRVVLLSTHIVSDVEAIASTIAVIRAGHLVLHAAPEELMRRAAGRVFRADVASEDLARVQREIAVSGLARRAGGVSVRYVAEEAILPQSEPVEPTLEDAYLLTGGEARAV
- a CDS encoding metalloregulator ArsR/SmtB family transcription factor, coding for MSANLALVAAPRRREILRLVWDRERGAGEIAAAMPDVTFGAVSQHLALLSRAGLVQCRREGRRRYYAARKGELEPLREWLESSWDDALARLKTKAEIEAARRGPRQGRRRRKK